In Cotesia glomerata isolate CgM1 linkage group LG1, MPM_Cglom_v2.3, whole genome shotgun sequence, one genomic interval encodes:
- the LOC123267563 gene encoding selenoprotein V-like — protein MNPARSRGKATLRMKSTRGQGVGRGRGRGRGTQGPRTYANVVVDVPACAPGPAPALALAPGPAPALAPGLLPAAPPAPAAVPARVRQLLPAALPAPAPVPARVSQRPPAASLAPASVQLPPALAPASLQLPPAPAPAPVQLPPAPAPAPVQLPPAPALAPVQLPPAPATAPAPVQLPPAPATAPAPVQLPPAPAPAPAPTSAPVPSAASAQVPDAASVQVPDEASALDLKYKGILKQNRNLKKNMKRLLKKQSTSQASHGQSTSQILTHQPIAHQANTHQTPNPPALLYQANVPRAVNTEPYIQQMHKIEPQSIVPQYQPVSAQTLFHHSLVQQQMLQQSLINQINLLQHSNAFIPHAGQFNFPQILTREQLMQQLLQQFLQSAQLSINFK, from the exons atgaatccggCACGTTCTCGTg gtAAAGCAACGCTCAGAATGAAAAGCACGCGGGGCCAGGGTGTAGGAAGAGGACGAGGACGAGGACGAGGTACACAAGGACCAAGAACTTACGCCAACGTAGTGGTGGATGTTCCTGCTTGTGCCCCCGGACCAGCTCCAGCTTTAGCTTTAGCCCCCGGACCAGCTCCAGCTTTAGCCCCTGGACTTCTTCCAGCTGCTCCTCCAGCTCCAGCTGCCGTTCCTGCCCGAGTCCGGCAACTACTGCCAGCAGCTCTTCCAGCTCCAGCTCCAGTTCCTGCTCGAGTCAGTCAACGACCGCCAGCTGCTTCTCTAGCTCCTGCTTCTGTTCAACTACCGCCAGCTCTTGCTCCAGCTTCTCTTCAACTACCGCCAGCCCCAGCTCCAGCTCCTGTTCAACTACCGCCAGCCCCAGCTCCAGCACCTGTTCAACTACCGCCAGCCCCAGCTCTAGCTCCTGTTCAACTACCGCCAGCTCCAGCTACAGCTCCTGCTCCTGTTCAACTACCGCCAGCTCCAGCTACAGCTCCTGCTCCTGTTCAACTACCGCCAGCTCCGGCTCCTGCTCCGGCTCCGACTTCTGCTCCAGTCCCCAGCGCAGCTTCTGCTCAAGTCCCTGATGCAGCTTCTGTTCAAGTGCCTGACGAAGCTTCTGCTCTAGATTTAAAGTATAAAGGTATTCTAAAACAAAATCgtaacctaaaaaaaaatatgaagcGACTGTTAAAAAAACAGTCAACTTCTCAAGCTAGCCACGGTCAATCAACAAGTCAAATACTCACACATCAGCCAATTGCTCATCAGGCTAACACACATCAAACGCCCAATCCTCCAGCACTCCTGTATCAAGCAAACGTTCCTCGTGCAGTTAATACTGAACCATACATTCAACAGATGCACAAAATAGAACCCCAGTCTATCGTACCTCAATATCAACCTGTTTCTGCACAAACATTATTTCACCATTCGCTCGTACAGCAACAAATGCTACAACAATCCTTAATTAATCAGATTAATCTGCTGCAGCACTCTAATGCATTCATACCTCATGCAGGACAATTCAACTTCCCACAAATTCTCACTCGGGAACAGCTTATGCAGCAATTATTACAGCAATTTTTGCAAAGTGCACAGCTCAgcatcaattttaaataa